In Oncorhynchus clarkii lewisi isolate Uvic-CL-2024 chromosome 24, UVic_Ocla_1.0, whole genome shotgun sequence, one DNA window encodes the following:
- the LOC139382475 gene encoding calpain small subunit 1-like — protein MFLAKKLIGGILDVVSNIDPSQFVPSDPPPPRRPLAYVEQNENDEERQFRKVFQQLAGDDMEVSPTELMNILNRIIGKRSDLKTDGFSIESCRGMVAVMDSDSTGKLGFHEFKFLWNNIKKWQGIYISNDADCSGVISSRELSAAFKSACFPLNDQLFQLIVRRYSDEQGNMDFDNFIGCLVRLDAMCRAFKTLDKDNNGKIKVNIQEWLQLTMHS, from the exons ATGTTTCTGGCTAAAAAACTCATTGGTGGCATCCTGGATGTTGTGAG CAACATCGACCCCAGTCAATTTGTGCCATCAGATCCT CCCCCACCACGCAGACCTCTGGCCTACGTGGAGCAGAATGAGAACGACGAGGAGAGACAGTTTCGCAAGGTGTTCCAGCAACTCGCTGGGGAT GACATGGAGGTGAGCCCCACGGAACTGATGAACATCCTCAACAGGATCATTGGCAAAC GTTCTGACCTGAAGACTGACGGCTTTAGCATCGAGTCATGCAGGGGCATGGTGGCTGTCATGGAC AGTGACAGCACAGGGAAGCTAGGTTTCCACGAGTTCAAGTTTTTATGGAACAACATCAAGAAATGGCAG GGCATCTACATATCAAATGACGCAGACTGCTCAGGGGTCATCTCCTCACGAGAGCTGTCCGCTGCCTTCAAATCTGCAT GTTTCCCTCTCAACGACCAGCTCTTCCAGTTGATCGTTCGCAGGTACAGTGACGAACAGGGCAACATGGACTTTGACAACTTCATTGGGTGCCTGGTCAGACTGGACGCCATGTGTC GAGCCTTCAAGACTCTGGACAAAGATAATAATGGAAAGATCAAAGTCAACATCCAGGAG TGGCTTCAGTTGACCATGCACTCATAA